In the Bacillus solimangrovi genome, AGTAAAGATTGTAAGTGTAAACTAACCCTTATTTTATAAAATTAACTGATCATCAAGTTTCGAACTTCAAACCATTGCTTGTTACATAAAATATAAGTAGAATGGTGAGAATCAGTAATTGTATGAATGATTCAAGAAGCTATCAGAAGGAAAAACATCTGATGGAAGTTTCACTTCATACGTTTGAACAACAAACACCTCGTCCAAAATGTAGACGAGGTGTTTTTACATGAAGCCAAAATTAAGGATCCACCACACAGCAATTTTTGTAATGGTCGGATTAATTATATTAGTTTCTAGATTAGCATATATTCAATTGTTCGCAACAGAGTCATTTTCAAAACATCATGTAAATCTCATTGAAGAAAGTGTTCAACAACGAACGCAAGGGATTGTTTTGGATAATGGTAGAGGACGATTTGTAGACCGTAATGGGGACCCGTTATACAACGATTATTATCCTAGCTTAATATTATTTCCGTTCCTGAAACAGATGGAATGGCCAGTTGATGAGGTGGCTCGCATTATAGGAACGAGGAAATCTTATCTTGAGGAAACGGTACAACTTGCGGAGGGCCCTGTCGTTTTAGGTGGAGATCAGCCCTTAAGGTTATCAGAAACACAGATGAATGAGTTGAATGACTTAAAGGTTCCAGGTATCATTGCTACTTACTATGAAACAGATAATAATTCCATATCAGCTGAGCATTTTATAGGCATAGTTAGGGAAAATGAAGAGTTATTAAAAGAACGCTATGAAGAAAAGTTAGAAAAAGGATACATCTCAACACGTACACCAATTGGCATAACTGGATTACAGCGAGCCTTCGATGAATTTCTCGTGCAAGAAGGCGAGGCCAAGCTTCTATATCATGTCGACAATCAAGGTCAACCACTCTTTGGATTGAATGTGAAATATACAGCACCTTCAAACCCATTTTATCCACTTGTAATAAATACAACATTAGAAAAAAAAGTACAAGACGAAGCGGAACGATTAATTGACGAATCTGGATTAAAAAAAGGCGGATTAGTGTTACTTGATATTCAGAGTCGCGATGTGTTAGCTATGGTGAGTAGACCACACATGGATATGGGTAATCCGTTTCAAAATGATGGTGGTAAAAATTACATGATCTTACCTCAAGTTCCTGGATCAATCTTCAAAATCGTAACAGCAACAGCTGCGATAGAAAATGTTGATTTACGCGGTAGAAGGTTTAACTGTGATCTGAACCTGTATGGAGACAAGCCTGCTTCTCGATTACTTGGCCAGCTTGATTTTGTTGATAGTTTTGCACAAAGCTGTAATAACACATTTGCTGAACTAGCTAATGAAATGATTAGTGTAAACGATAATATTATTGATGAATATGCTGAAAAGCTTGGACTCACTACACCTGTTGGTTGGAATGGAGAGGTTTTCCATTATCGTTCATTTTCCCATTTCCCAGAAGAAGTAGCGAGTATAATATGGAAAGATGAACGAGATAAGGGAGCCGAACGAGCTATTGCTCAAACTGCAATTGGTCAAAAAGAAGTTCGTATAAGTCCATTGGCAGTAGCTAATATGGTTGCAACAATTGCAGATGATGGTAGAGTGAAGCAAGTGCGTGGAGTTGATAAAATCATTTATAAAAATGGGGCAGTTCTCTTTGAATTTCCAAAACAAACACTTGCAGATGAAAAATTATCTCCATATACAATTAGTAAGCTTCAGCAATTATTAAGAGAAGTAGTTGAATCAGGTACAGGAAAAGTTTTTCGAACTTTGCCCTACACTGTTGCTGGAAAATCAGGAACAGCTGAAATAGGTTCAACAGGTTATGAGAATAAA is a window encoding:
- a CDS encoding peptidoglycan D,D-transpeptidase FtsI family protein; amino-acid sequence: MKPKLRIHHTAIFVMVGLIILVSRLAYIQLFATESFSKHHVNLIEESVQQRTQGIVLDNGRGRFVDRNGDPLYNDYYPSLILFPFLKQMEWPVDEVARIIGTRKSYLEETVQLAEGPVVLGGDQPLRLSETQMNELNDLKVPGIIATYYETDNNSISAEHFIGIVRENEELLKERYEEKLEKGYISTRTPIGITGLQRAFDEFLVQEGEAKLLYHVDNQGQPLFGLNVKYTAPSNPFYPLVINTTLEKKVQDEAERLIDESGLKKGGLVLLDIQSRDVLAMVSRPHMDMGNPFQNDGGKNYMILPQVPGSIFKIVTATAAIENVDLRGRRFNCDLNLYGDKPASRLLGQLDFVDSFAQSCNNTFAELANEMISVNDNIIDEYAEKLGLTTPVGWNGEVFHYRSFSHFPEEVASIIWKDERDKGAERAIAQTAIGQKEVRISPLAVANMVATIADDGRVKQVRGVDKIIYKNGAVLFEFPKQTLADEKLSPYTISKLQQLLREVVESGTGKVFRTLPYTVAGKSGTAEIGSTGYENKWFVGYFPVERPRYALVVVNMQVNSWETQTNDVFADMVKIIHNLNNDL